In Aythya fuligula isolate bAytFul2 chromosome 25, bAytFul2.pri, whole genome shotgun sequence, the DNA window TGAGGAAGCTTATGCGGTTTTTATAGCAGAAAAGTCATGTCTTAaaccttcctccttttcccgGGCAACTTTCTCCGCTGTTGCTCACAGGCGAGCTGTCAGCTGCTGAGATCGGGGCACTTCCCTGCTGGGCTCCTACCAGAGACTCACGAGCACTGGAGAAAAGAGGCATTTTGGTTAAAATTCCATTACCCTAATTAATAAAACCACAGTACGCAGCACCACTGCACCTTCATTGCTGTGTGTCCCAAATCACCACGCAGGACAAGGTGAAGCTTGTGCTTTGCAGAGGGTCTTGACGGAGGTGCTGCAAACTCCAGGAAGGGCGTTTGGGCAGCGCTGTGGTCATTAATTGCTCCCAAACTGCCTTCCTGGGGAGCCAGGTCAGTGCTGGGGGGATGTTTCACCTCCTAAGGGGGTTTGGTGGCTCTCCCTCCACAGCTCATCGAGCTCACGCGGCCCCTGGATGCCCACCTGGAGCACGTGGAGTTCCAGGCGCTGCTCCAGCGGCTCAGCCCCGACCTCATCCTGCACATCTTCGCCTCTGCCGTGTTGGAGCGCCGGCTCATCTTCCTGGCCGAGGAGCTGAGGTGAGTCCTGagctctttattttcaaaaaaaaaaaaaaaaaagaaacacaaacaccaccaaaaccTTGCAGGACGCAGCTGAGCTCAGGGTGCTCCTTGTCCTCTCGCAGCGTCCTCTCGCAGTGCATCCACGCGGTGGCCGCTCTCCTCTACCCCTTCACGTGGGCTCACACCTACATCCCCGTGGTCCCCGAGTGCCTGCTCGACACCGTCTGCTGCCCCACGCCCTTCATGGTGGGCATCCAGATGCGGCACCTGGAGCGGGTCCTGGACCAGCCGATGGAGGAGGTATTTGAGCCAGGGAGGGTGAAGGTGGCTGGATGGAGACGTGGATTTATCCATGGCCCTGCGGTTGTGCTGGCGCTGGGGCTGAAGGCTCAGGTTGTGCCCTTTTCTCTTCTGGAGGGATATTCTCTGGATCAGGGTTTTGTGTCCCTCTTCCTTCTGGCACCTGGGGCAACGCCTCCAtgtcccctgggtgctgccccagGACCCACAGCCCTGACCCTAAGGGATCAGGGAGCTGACATCAGCTGCTGGCTGCCGGCATCATCCCAGCCCTGCaaaagcagaggctggggacagccaccAAGTCTGGGGCaaacacagcccctggggagatgcctgcagcacagaggtaCCGAGCCCTCTCCTGCCGCCCTCATGGGCTGCAGACACAGTGGTCTGATCCCAAAATGGGTGGGAGGAGGCCACGGTGCCAGAGGATGTCTTGGTGAGTCTGCTTGCTCAACCCCGTCACTCTCTCTGCTCTCTTTCAGGCTCTGATAGTTGACCTGTGCAAAGGGAAGATCATCCGGGCGGTAGGTGTCCCTGCACGGGgtctggggctgggctgggccccCTGTTCCCCCTCGgtcccagctgcctggcagctctcccgTTTGGGTGTCAGAGCGGCAGGGTGTCCCCCTGCTGcggtttaacccggccggcagctcagcaccacgcagctgttcgctcaccctcccccttccccctctgggatggggaagagaaacaggaaaatgaagcctgtgggttgagatacaGACGGTTTATTagggcagaaaagaaaataaaagaacaatagtaacgataatagtactactaataataacgTGTGCAAAACAAGTGGCGCACAATggctcaccacccgctgactgatgcccagcctatccccaagtgtagccacccctatatactgttcagcatgaccccataAGGTATGAAATACCCCTTTGGGCAGTTTGGGTCAGCTCTCCTGGgtctgcacccccagcctgcctgctggcaggacagagcaagaagctgcaaagtccttggcttagtgtaagcactgctctgcaacaattaaaacatcagcgtgttatcaacattcttctcattctaaatcccaaacacagcaccctaccagctcctaggaggaaaattaactctgtcctagctgaaaccaggacacccacAAATGGGTTTCTCCACCCGCTGCATCTGTCCCATGAGCCAGAGCACCTGGGTCTGTGGGCATGCCATACCCAGCATCACCGCGCGCTAATTAATTAATGAGCCCTACAGAAAGCCCCGCTGATGGGGCACGTTCCCAGCAGTGCCAGGTGCTTCACAGCCCCGTTGCTTTCCAGGTCGGGGATGAGGAGGAGATCTTGCCCATCAAGCTGCAGAACGAGATGCTGACGTCTCTGAACAggcacaacaacaacaacaacgtgCACAGTAAGGGCGCCTCGTTACAGGTGGTAAAATACATGCAGCTGCCCTCCGCGGGTGGCCACAGTCCCCAGCAAAATGGCTTTTCTAATGGAAGCTGGCctgaggtgtccctgccccaaACTGGGGCAAAATGCAGCCACGGGAGAGAAATGCCTcagcccttctccttccttgcaAAATGTGAGGGCAGGAACAAGTGATTCTGCTGCAAAAATCGGGTTTTGTCGATATTTGGCCTGCAAAGATGCTGCTGTCCCGGAAAGCAAATGCAGCCAGTGCTCCTTTATCAAAATTAGCTTACAGGCAGAGGGAGGTTTTAAGCAAATAACAGTTTGTTGGGATGGAAGCACAGTCTGTGAGCTGGCCAGGTTAAAATAGGACCATCTGCCGTATGTCCACAAGTGCCATCCCCACCCCTCGTGCTCTGTGTCCTCTTCCAGCACTCGAGCAGGTGAACACGCTCGTCTCCGAGGCCTTTGTGCAGTTCTTCGTCCGAATCGTTGGACACTACGCCTCGCACATCAAGTGGAGTAAAAACGGCCTGGGGACCTTCCAGGAGCGAGCCTTCTGCAAAGCCATCGCCTCCAAGACCAACCGCAAGTTTGTGAAGAAGTTTGTGAAGACCAACATGTTCTCCCTATTTATTGAGgatgcagagaagagcaggatCCCGCAGGAAGGTAAACAGCCTCATCTCTCCTTTCTTCACTGGTCGGGTGAGCTCTGCAAAGTCTTGGGGGATTTGGTTAAGGGAAAAAGATGCCCCGTgcccagggcaggctgcagcaccgggctggggatgctcaggACAGCGAGAGGCACCCAGGAACCCATTTGCCTTCCATACTTACATTTCTCCGGCCTTGTCAAGCAATCAAAAAGCCATCCCCAGGCTCATTTTAGATCTTGTCTGGGGCTGAGGCAGGCTTACCAAGGGCTCAATGTTCAGGCAAACATGCCAGTAGCAGCACAAATATTTGGCTTGCactcaggcagcagctgggagctggctcctagctgtgctgccagcaggtccTGACTCATCTCTGCCGCCGGCTCCAGCGCGGATCCGTGGTGGCTGGGTTGGTGCTTCCTCGTGCCCAGGAGGGCACCAGCCCGAGCGGAGCCTCCTCCCAGCTCATGATGAGAGCAAACAGAGGCGAGAGAGGTTGAGGACGTCACCAAAAACATCTGTCGGTGGCCAGAGATGTCGTGGCCTGgggtgcagcacagcagagggcacgtggggcagtgctgcaggcagtgggCAGCACGTGGAGCCCATGGTGGGTCCCTTACAGCCTGCCTGAAACCTGCCCAGAGGGGCAGAGGCATGGCACAATCCCAGCTTTCCCATCATCTTCCCAGCCCATGTCACCGTTGTGGCTGGTCACAATCTCAGGGCCTCCCACTTTGTTTCCTCCTCACGGGTTGGATAGGAAACACAGAAACTGAGCCGGAGTGACGGCACGGGTTAAAGCCTTACGCTAACCCAAGCGTGACAAAGCTCATTTGGGGTGGGTGGAGAGTGCTGGGTGGAATTGCCACAACCTCGATGCCACCCTCACCTGGGTGGCAGCCACGCAGCCGGGCCCTCCCCGCaccctgctgctcagcaccgtGCACGAGCAACGGAGCGTGGATACAACAGCTCTGGCACTTGCGGTGTTTGGTGACGGCACACAACTTTTTCTTGTCCACAGTGTATTTCCAGCAGAAGATAACAGAATACCACGAACAGAAGAAGCACCGGAGGGACTCCTGAAGGGTAGCCAGGAGCACCGGAGCTGGAACTGAGCAGGTCTCTGCCAGCAGCGCTGTGCTGGCTTGAGCCGTGCCCCATCCAAGGGCAGAGCACGCTGGACTCTGCTGGATCTGCCCACCCGTTCCTGCCTGTGACTCATGAGAAGCACCAAACACCAGTTTCaaccctttcctttctccctcagGGCACCATTGCACTGGCAGACTTTCACACAGGGCTAGCACGCAGGCTGTGGTTTCTTTTCCAGCCTTGCTAGCGACAGGGACAAACCACACCTCagtgcccagctctgcaccGAGCCTTTGGCCACACCAGGACCTCACGTGGAGATGGAGGGAAGTCAGGGAGCAGgtgcctgctggctgcaggacaaCAAGGGCTGTAGAGtaattgttaaagaaaaaagaaaaaaaaggatgagtaggaaatgctgttatttctaattaaaacaaacctAGGTTTTGCAAATAAGCAACATCCTATGAAATGTGTTTCCGAGGATTCTGGTATTAGCAGttgtttcactttgttttctgtcGAGATATGCTCATTGTTcaatgccagcaggagcagtCTCAGTGGGTTTTAGCAGTTTCCTCTGTAGTAGCTCTCTTCTTTGTTGGTACTACTTGGAGCAACAGTCCCAGTTTAGCTCTTTGAAGAAACTAAAATACTCTTTCCCAACAGGTTATTTATTCGCACTGTAAGCAAACTGTGAAGGCCACCGGGCTATGTTTTGTCGTGGAGGGAAACAGCAGATCAACAGCTTCGGGCAGGGAGGAAATAATAGTTAAATCAAATAGTAAAACATCAACATTCTACTTGTTCCTGGTTTTGAtgccaacttttttttaaaacctcactgttgtgttttttcagtgctgtttctgaaatgtgatGCCTGTAGCAGATAAGCTAAATTGCagtgctccctccctccttttctaACACATTTGCCCAGGGAAcaagcactgcagcacagacagcaggggctggctgcagaTGCACCTGGTTCCTTCCCAGTTCCTTCCCTTGGGGGAGAAGTGGATGAACAGGGAAGGAAACTTGCTTCTCCCCAGCAAGAGCTGTGGTAAAAAGCAGAGCTTCATCCTCCTCTGTGGGATTGTAGAGCCAAGCTGCCGTATCGCTCAGGAGCTGCTGGTCATATGTACCACACAGAGATGGTTATCAAAACTATCTTTTAATACAGCTTTTGCAGTGGCATTGAGTTGCCACTGAATGCCACAGTGAGAGATTTTATATAAACGCGACAAAATAAGCAGGCTGTCTGCCAGACAGCTTTCACTTTCGGAGCCGTTGAACTAACAAAAACAAGAGACGCAAAGGGCAATTATTTTAGAACTATTTGTGTAGTCATGCACAAATACAAGCAACAGAAGAACACTTGGACAGAGGataaaaaatgaacagcaaCGAAACACTCCATCCACgctgaaagaaaatcagtgaTGTTTTGATCAACTCCCATGTGTGTTTGGGGGAGAGAACCAAGAAcaatttgtcagaaaaaaaaaaaaaaaagaaaaaaaagaaaagaaagaaaagaaaaaaacaagtggtTTTGGCACTGTAAGTACCTTCTTTGACTCCACAAGTTCGCTCTCATGGGTAGAGAGAAGGTTACAAGCAGTCAACAGGAAGTTAAAGGTTAGCGATCTTTCTCTGTGCTCTTTTCAATTGAATCTGCCAGCAGAAAAGGGAAACGGGTGGGGAAATTAAAGGCACTAATCAATAATTGTCCCTTTGGTAAAGACCACTCgcctccctcttttccttcttgctcaCCACCACTTTGAGAAGATGCTGACCTCTTTTGGTTGTGAGGTGTAACACAACATCTCACTGAGAAAAATGGGAAGTGGTCCTTGCTTTGGCAATGGGTCTTCGAAAGAGTCAGAAGTCACACAAGGGACTGGAAGACTTGCTTCCGCCTCAGAAAAATGTCATAGAAGGTGCTTCCCTAggtgctgaaaagaaaatggagataTGCAGAACCTGCTccctaaattaaaaaagatgtCATTCAAAGGCAGCCAGTGCTACAGACATGAGCATGGGTTAACTACAGCGGGTTAGAAGGGTTCATGCTCTCCTGCGTGCTTGCCAGAGAACAGTATGAAATGCAGCCTTAAGCTACTTAAAGCACTTTTCCTTTCGATTTTGTCATGGAGTAAGGGACTTAGATCCATTTCCAGTGACCAGCTCAGAAAAGCATTGTTTGGGAAGCATCCAAGTCCTTAGCTCAGCCTCTCACTTGGCTACAGGGAAGACAAAAGGGGAGAACAGGGATGGGTACAGAGAACTGGGCAGCTTCCTGGCACTAACCCCTCCGCCCActgtccagcagcagctccagagctACAAGCAGCTGAGGATGCTGGAGCAGGCTCCAGCCTGCTGGAAGAGGCAGTCTCCACGTGCTGTAAGATGAGCTGTCAGGGAAGAAGACTGGcgtggctgaacagggaacttttgctgagtctcctggagaaaaagaaagtttatgTCCAGTGGTAGAAGGGACAGGCAAGTTCAGGAGAGAACAAGGAAATTGCCAGCATatgtggagaaaaacaaacaaacaaacaaacaaaaaaaaaaaaaaaaaaaaaaaaaaaaaaaaaaaacaaaaaaaaaacagaaaggctgAAGC includes these proteins:
- the DENND2D gene encoding DENN domain-containing protein 2D gives rise to the protein MASNIGNFFRRSLRRSSRKEGKQEAPAAENNSSRALQGKAGDRSSVLYSAGQFFFEYLVVVSLKKTSDGRYEPKITYQFPKRENLLRGQKEEEERLLQAIPLFCFPDGNNWAPVTDFTSETFSFVLTNVDGSRKIGYCRRLLPSGRGVRLPEVFCIISCLGCFGLFSKILDEVEKRRQISMAVIYPFMQGLRESPFPAPGKTVTIKSFIPESGTELIELTRPLDAHLEHVEFQALLQRLSPDLILHIFASAVLERRLIFLAEELSVLSQCIHAVAALLYPFTWAHTYIPVVPECLLDTVCCPTPFMVGIQMRHLERVLDQPMEEALIVDLCKGKIIRAVGDEEEILPIKLQNEMLTSLNRHNNNNNVHTLEQVNTLVSEAFVQFFVRIVGHYASHIKWSKNGLGTFQERAFCKAIASKTNRKFVKKFVKTNMFSLFIEDAEKSRIPQEVYFQQKITEYHEQKKHRRDS